Proteins encoded together in one Anguilla anguilla isolate fAngAng1 chromosome 9, fAngAng1.pri, whole genome shotgun sequence window:
- the LOC118235402 gene encoding hexokinase-2-like isoform X1: MSSTEQADVNGAPCAKRSKLRPNPPDQESTFANLRKVKDWLQPFHLSEQTLRDVSARLHKDLIRGLGKHSHHNAPVKMLPTFVRATPDGTEKGDYLALDLGGTNFRVLHVRVVEDEQRVLKMDSKICAIPQEIMLGPGEKLFDHIAACLSEFLESLGLKDQTLPLGFTFSFPCEQIEIDKSILIRWTKGFNCSGVEGQNVVALLREAIRRRGDYDIGSVAMVNDTVGTMMSCGYRDRSCEIGMIVGTGTNACYMEEMKNVKRVEGEDGRMCINTEWGGFGDDGSLRDIQTEFDVEVDRKSLNPGVHTFEKMISGMYLGEVARLVLIKLAQENMLFGGKISDALRTPEKFETRYISEIEKDDTGLSRAQEILSELGLPAGPEDCEIVRLVCATLSTRSAQLCAAALATIANRIRTNRKLDHLRTTVGVDGTVYRKHPKFSQRLRDVVRVLAPKCDIRFLVSEDGSGKGSAMVTAVAQRLAAQSHLLEESDGDEDSEEDEEEEEEEEA; this comes from the exons GTGAAAGACTGGCTGCAGCCCTTCCATTTGTCGGAGCAGACGCTGCGTGATGTGTCAGCCCGTCTGCACAAGGATCTGATCCGGGGACTGGGCAAGCACTCGCACCACAATGCACCCGTCAAAATGCTGCCCACCTTCGTGAGGGCCACTCCGGATGGCACAG AGAAGGGGGACTACCTGGCGCTGGATCTGGGCGGGACGAACTTCCGCGTGCTTCACGTGCGGGTGGTGGAGGACGAGCAGAGGGTGCTGAAGATGGACAGCAAGATCTGCGCCATTCCTCAGGAGATCATGCTGGGCCCTggagagaag CTGTTTGACCACATCgcagcctgtctctctgagTTCCTGGAGTCGCTGGGCCTTAAGGACCAGACCCTTCCGCTGGGGTTCACCTTCTCCTTCCCCTGCGAGCAGATAGAAATCGACAAG AGCATCCTGATCAGGTGGACGAAGGGGTTCAACTGCTCGGGAGTGGAGGGGCAGAATGTGGTGGCGCTGCTGAGGGAGGCCATTCGCAGGAGAGGG GACTATGACATCGgctctgttgccatggtgaatgACACTGTGGGGACCATGATGAGCTGTGGATATCGAGACAGGAGCTGTGAAATCGGCATGATAGTCG GGACGGGAACGAACGCATGCTATATGGAGGAGATGAAGAATGTgaagagggtggagggggaggatgGGCGCATGTGCATCAACACAGAGTGGGGGGGGTTCGGGGACGACGGCTCGCTCAGAGACATCCAGACAGAGTTTGATGTGGAGGTGGACCGCAAGTCGCTCAACCCAGGTGTACACAC GTTTGAGAAGATGATCAGTGGGATGTACCTCGGGGAGGTGGCGCGGCTGGTTCTCATCAAGCTTGCCCAGGAGAACATGCTTTTTGGGGGGAAGATCTCTGATGCCCTCCGTACACCGGAGAAATTTGAAACCagatacatttctgaaatagaGAA AGACGACACGGGACTGAGCCGCGCTCAGGAGATCCTGTCGGAGCTGGGGCTGCCGGCTGGTCCCGAGGACTGCGAGATTGTGCGTTTGGTGTGCGCCACCCTGTCCACCCGCTCTGCCCAGCTCTGCGCTGCGGCCCTGGCAACCATCGCCAACCGCATCCGTACCAACCGCAAGCTGGACCATCTGCGCACTACTGTGGGGGTGGACGGCACGGTGTACAGGAAGCACCCCAA gttcaGCCAGCGACTGCGTGATGTGGTGCGCGTCCTGGCTCCCAAGTGCGACATCCGCTTCCTGGTCTCGGAGGACGGAAGCGGGAAGGGCTCTGCCATGGTGACCGCTGTTGCCCAGCGACTGGCTGCGCAGTCACACCTGCTGGAGGAGAGCGACGGGGATGAGGACAGcgaggaggatgaagaggaagaggaagaggaagaggcatGA
- the LOC118235402 gene encoding hexokinase-2-like isoform X2: MISGMYLGEVARLVLIKLAQENMLFGGKISDALRTPEKFETRYISEIEKDDTGLSRAQEILSELGLPAGPEDCEIVRLVCATLSTRSAQLCAAALATIANRIRTNRKLDHLRTTVGVDGTVYRKHPKFSQRLRDVVRVLAPKCDIRFLVSEDGSGKGSAMVTAVAQRLAAQSHLLEESDGDEDSEEDEEEEEEEEA; the protein is encoded by the exons ATGATCAGTGGGATGTACCTCGGGGAGGTGGCGCGGCTGGTTCTCATCAAGCTTGCCCAGGAGAACATGCTTTTTGGGGGGAAGATCTCTGATGCCCTCCGTACACCGGAGAAATTTGAAACCagatacatttctgaaatagaGAA AGACGACACGGGACTGAGCCGCGCTCAGGAGATCCTGTCGGAGCTGGGGCTGCCGGCTGGTCCCGAGGACTGCGAGATTGTGCGTTTGGTGTGCGCCACCCTGTCCACCCGCTCTGCCCAGCTCTGCGCTGCGGCCCTGGCAACCATCGCCAACCGCATCCGTACCAACCGCAAGCTGGACCATCTGCGCACTACTGTGGGGGTGGACGGCACGGTGTACAGGAAGCACCCCAA gttcaGCCAGCGACTGCGTGATGTGGTGCGCGTCCTGGCTCCCAAGTGCGACATCCGCTTCCTGGTCTCGGAGGACGGAAGCGGGAAGGGCTCTGCCATGGTGACCGCTGTTGCCCAGCGACTGGCTGCGCAGTCACACCTGCTGGAGGAGAGCGACGGGGATGAGGACAGcgaggaggatgaagaggaagaggaagaggaagaggcatGA